Proteins from a single region of Bdellovibrio bacteriovorus:
- a CDS encoding helix-turn-helix domain-containing protein — translation MQWNSHFINLLEAEFNKIRLRNPRISRRGFARLLGVSPSTMFRVLSGELQVSSERALHMLENLDVEPAALNELIYLMNHRYKMDRASEKMLDETCRLTVTGSREDLEVIKNEVYGLCMSLKNKNSFSELKAKYSLHVLIELKNDGLMRS, via the coding sequence ATGCAGTGGAATTCGCACTTCATTAATCTTTTGGAAGCTGAATTTAATAAGATCCGGTTAAGAAATCCTCGAATTTCTAGACGTGGTTTCGCAAGATTATTAGGTGTTTCACCAAGCACTATGTTTAGAGTTCTTTCCGGTGAGCTGCAAGTGTCTTCCGAACGTGCGCTTCACATGCTAGAAAACCTTGATGTCGAACCTGCCGCCTTAAATGAACTTATATATTTGATGAATCATCGGTATAAGATGGATCGTGCATCAGAGAAGATGCTTGACGAAACTTGCCGCCTTACTGTGACGGGAAGTCGTGAGGATTTAGAAGTTATAAAAAACGAAGTGTATGGCCTCTGCATGTCCCTAAAGAATAAGAATTCTTTTTCAGAGCTTAAGGCAAAATATTCTCTTCATGTTCTTATAGAGTTAAAAAACGACGGGCTCATGCGGTCCTAA
- a CDS encoding M3 family oligoendopeptidase — protein MQTSQTTQKELDNKNAKLPAWDNSSEYEALNSPSFNKDLAEVHALLAKIENTNSDLKLLFKKTSFETGERKILIQGLQDIAHLQEQVVILLANLSTYARCETSLDSKNEAALKFNSQAQLLWANLSSALVPYEVFLKQCDETILNDFLEAPHTQSSRFTWFYLRRLKPFLLSPEEEKTISDLHPFSHGGWGELYDQIAGSLRVKTSQGEIGVAQAAGILRGADEQARKEAWEGLQASWKTMEVPCSVLINNLVGYRLEIYKKRSHTEKMDFMVQPLNDSRIEAATLEAMMSAVEKNIEVPRRAMRAMAKALKKPKMDPWDILAPSPRASEGSSYPFAEGLAMVRDSFASIDPKMAEFVDTMSKNNWLEARILPNKGPGAHCTGFLKSKTPRVFQSYMGSLKDISTLAHEIGHAYHSWVMRDLSIFESNYPMTVAETASTFAETLLSERLVAKAQGDEKFTIAWEEASDAVSLLVNIPARFEFEKSFYEARQDGVLSAAELSALTDKAWRKWYGDELSKTEEQYWMTKMHFNFSDISFYNYPYTFGYLFSLGIYAMKEKLGDKFHQAYVDLLRDSGRMSAEDLVQKHLGADIRQTQFWQDSINIVEKKISHFESLV, from the coding sequence ATGCAGACATCTCAAACCACTCAAAAAGAATTAGATAATAAAAATGCAAAACTTCCAGCATGGGATAACTCCTCCGAGTATGAGGCTTTAAACTCCCCGTCTTTCAATAAAGACTTGGCGGAGGTACATGCCCTCCTTGCAAAAATCGAAAATACGAATTCCGATTTGAAACTGCTTTTTAAGAAAACAAGTTTTGAAACTGGCGAAAGAAAAATCCTCATTCAGGGTTTGCAAGATATCGCGCACCTCCAAGAACAGGTTGTAATCTTATTGGCAAATCTGTCGACCTATGCGCGTTGTGAAACCTCACTTGACTCCAAAAATGAAGCCGCCCTTAAATTCAATTCTCAAGCCCAGCTTCTTTGGGCGAATCTGTCTAGCGCGTTGGTTCCATATGAAGTTTTTCTTAAACAATGTGATGAGACGATCTTAAATGATTTTTTGGAAGCTCCGCACACTCAAAGCTCGCGCTTTACTTGGTTTTATTTGCGTCGTCTTAAGCCATTTTTGCTTTCCCCTGAAGAAGAAAAAACCATTTCTGATCTGCATCCGTTTTCTCACGGGGGTTGGGGTGAACTTTATGACCAAATTGCCGGGTCCCTGCGCGTGAAGACTTCCCAAGGTGAAATCGGCGTGGCTCAAGCTGCCGGAATTTTACGTGGTGCGGATGAACAAGCTCGCAAAGAAGCCTGGGAAGGCTTGCAAGCGTCTTGGAAAACGATGGAAGTCCCTTGTTCGGTCTTAATCAACAATCTGGTCGGCTATCGCTTAGAGATTTATAAAAAACGCTCGCACACGGAAAAAATGGACTTCATGGTGCAGCCTTTAAATGATTCCCGCATTGAAGCGGCCACGCTTGAAGCCATGATGTCAGCCGTGGAAAAAAATATTGAAGTTCCCCGTCGCGCTATGCGTGCGATGGCCAAGGCTTTAAAAAAGCCCAAAATGGATCCCTGGGACATCTTAGCTCCTTCACCTCGCGCGAGTGAAGGCAGCAGCTATCCCTTCGCCGAGGGCTTAGCAATGGTGCGCGATTCTTTCGCCAGCATTGACCCGAAAATGGCTGAATTCGTCGACACCATGTCTAAGAATAATTGGCTGGAAGCGCGTATCTTACCTAACAAGGGTCCGGGGGCCCATTGCACGGGATTTTTGAAATCTAAAACTCCGCGCGTTTTTCAGTCTTATATGGGCTCTTTAAAAGATATTTCGACATTGGCCCATGAAATCGGCCATGCTTATCACAGCTGGGTGATGCGTGATCTTTCTATCTTTGAATCTAATTACCCGATGACCGTGGCCGAAACCGCTTCGACTTTTGCTGAAACCTTGCTTTCTGAGCGCCTCGTGGCGAAAGCTCAAGGCGATGAGAAGTTCACCATCGCTTGGGAAGAAGCCAGTGACGCCGTATCCTTATTGGTCAATATTCCAGCGCGCTTTGAATTTGAAAAAAGCTTTTATGAAGCTCGCCAAGACGGCGTTCTTTCGGCGGCAGAACTTAGTGCTTTGACCGACAAGGCGTGGCGCAAATGGTACGGCGATGAGCTTTCAAAAACAGAGGAGCAATACTGGATGACGAAAATGCATTTTAACTTTTCGGACATCAGTTTTTATAACTATCCTTACACTTTCGGCTATCTTTTCAGCCTGGGAATTTATGCGATGAAAGAAAAATTGGGGGATAAATTCCACCAAGCCTATGTGGATCTTTTACGCGACAGCGGACGTATGAGCGCGGAAGACCTTGTGCAAAAACATTTGGGTGCGGATATTCGCCAGACGCAATTTTGGCAAGACAGTATTAATATTGTGGAAAAGAAAATTTCGCATTTTGAAAGCTTGGTATAA
- a CDS encoding DMT family transporter, translating into MFTAWSYLILAGLLEVCWAIGLKYTEGFTRIIPSIFTLTTLAASMFLLAKAATTLPIGTAYAIWVGIGAVGAGILGIVLFKEPVTLSRVGFMVLLIISIIGLKFTA; encoded by the coding sequence ATGTTTACAGCTTGGAGCTATTTAATTCTTGCAGGTTTATTGGAAGTTTGTTGGGCCATCGGTTTAAAATACACTGAAGGTTTCACTCGTATCATACCCAGCATTTTCACTCTTACGACCTTAGCGGCCAGTATGTTTTTGTTAGCAAAGGCCGCGACCACTTTGCCGATTGGAACCGCGTACGCGATCTGGGTTGGTATCGGTGCGGTGGGTGCGGGCATCTTAGGAATTGTTTTATTTAAAGAACCTGTGACCCTTTCGCGTGTGGGCTTCATGGTTCTTTTAATTATCTCCATCATCGGTCTAAAGTTTACGGCTTAG
- a CDS encoding zf-TFIIB domain-containing protein: protein MKCPHCKDKDLVMSERKGVEIDYCPECRGIWLDKGELDKILDRSREEEGRDQPQGYSNGPSGHHPTYGHKPYKKRKSFFEELFD from the coding sequence ATGAAATGCCCTCATTGTAAAGATAAAGACCTGGTTATGAGCGAAAGAAAAGGCGTCGAAATAGATTATTGCCCCGAGTGCCGCGGTATTTGGTTGGATAAAGGAGAGCTTGATAAAATCCTTGATCGTTCTCGGGAAGAAGAAGGCCGCGATCAGCCTCAAGGTTATAGTAATGGCCCTAGTGGCCACCATCCCACCTATGGGCATAAGCCTTATAAAAAGCGAAAATCGTTTTTCGAAGAGTTATTTGATTAA
- a CDS encoding STAS/SEC14 domain-containing protein codes for MLSYREDHTQKFIEFKVSGKLTREEFEAFVEKIQPRLEKWNGIRMVEVIENLDGVEVMALMKDIQFGLKNWGLFNRLEKCAVVADQKWVRSIAEAVDPLFKPEIKVFQPTQIEEARDWVLH; via the coding sequence ATGCTTTCTTACAGAGAAGACCACACCCAAAAATTTATTGAGTTCAAGGTTTCCGGCAAATTAACCCGCGAGGAATTTGAAGCCTTCGTGGAAAAAATCCAGCCGCGCCTCGAAAAATGGAACGGCATACGCATGGTCGAAGTGATTGAAAACTTAGACGGTGTAGAAGTGATGGCACTCATGAAAGATATTCAGTTCGGGCTCAAAAACTGGGGACTTTTTAATCGCCTGGAAAAATGTGCCGTGGTCGCCGATCAAAAATGGGTGCGCAGCATCGCCGAAGCCGTAGATCCCTTATTCAAGCCAGAAATCAAGGTCTTCCAGCCCACACAAATCGAAGAAGCCCGCGACTGGGTCTTACACTAA